One Pseudomonas sp. Bout1 genomic window carries:
- a CDS encoding DUF1173 family protein, giving the protein MLNRRYPVLISGKRYSPEFQTDQQYAKNWKIVLEKAYGTHAICQCPSSGSRKLSIKRREDSDGFHLARFAGTGHEHSNDCRYYAPAPERSGMQGYAVGVVEEGEDGSIRVRLARGIRVQAPRSEESESTSVTRSPGKSKPAMTLLGLLHLLWSESRLSTWYPAMEGKRNSGIVNYALLQAAERVAASRMKLSEVLLLAAQKDSKGAVRNQAIVKSAITRDLRLVAISPLARYNPERHSGDISRLPLAGPFGMPMLNLPPAVWVTAARRFERELSAWKRGSRVIAIAQVTPRKGESFSQADVVELALMQVSERWIPVDSDYEGVIEAMLHAAGRSFDKPLRYDADESEVFPDFWLLDTGKDYPLEVFGMSTPAYLERKAVKTAWYNREYGGAGWWSWNAAADPKGRNIPPFPAKS; this is encoded by the coding sequence ATGCTCAACCGTCGATATCCCGTACTGATCTCTGGGAAACGTTACTCGCCGGAGTTCCAGACCGATCAGCAGTACGCAAAAAACTGGAAAATCGTTTTGGAGAAGGCCTACGGCACTCATGCAATTTGCCAGTGCCCAAGCAGCGGTTCCCGAAAACTCTCGATCAAGCGACGTGAAGATAGCGATGGTTTTCACCTGGCGCGGTTCGCCGGTACAGGTCATGAACACTCAAACGATTGTCGGTACTACGCGCCGGCCCCGGAGCGTTCCGGTATGCAAGGGTATGCCGTTGGCGTAGTCGAGGAGGGCGAAGATGGCAGCATTCGCGTGCGCCTGGCTCGAGGCATTCGAGTCCAGGCCCCTCGATCCGAGGAAAGCGAAAGCACCTCGGTGACAAGATCGCCTGGAAAGAGCAAGCCGGCTATGACGTTGCTTGGGCTTCTGCACCTGCTTTGGTCTGAGTCCCGACTCTCTACCTGGTATCCAGCAATGGAGGGCAAGCGCAATAGCGGCATTGTGAACTACGCGCTTCTACAGGCTGCGGAACGTGTCGCCGCAAGCCGAATGAAGTTGAGCGAAGTGCTGCTGCTGGCTGCTCAAAAGGACAGCAAGGGAGCGGTTCGCAATCAGGCGATCGTCAAGTCTGCAATCACGCGGGATCTGCGACTCGTCGCGATATCGCCGCTGGCACGCTACAACCCTGAGCGCCATTCTGGAGACATCAGCAGATTGCCTCTGGCCGGGCCCTTCGGGATGCCCATGCTGAATTTGCCCCCGGCAGTCTGGGTAACCGCCGCCCGCAGATTCGAGAGAGAACTTTCCGCCTGGAAGCGCGGAAGTCGAGTTATCGCCATCGCTCAGGTTACGCCGAGGAAGGGCGAGTCGTTTTCGCAAGCAGATGTCGTTGAGCTGGCCCTGATGCAGGTCAGTGAGCGTTGGATTCCTGTCGACTCAGATTACGAAGGGGTGATTGAGGCCATGCTCCACGCCGCTGGCCGCAGCTTCGATAAACCTCTTCGCTACGACGCCGATGAAAGTGAGGTTTTCCCTGACTTCTGGCTTTTGGACACCGGTAAGGACTACCCCCTGGAAGTGTTCGGCATGAGCACACCTGCCTACCTGGAACGGAAGGCCGTCAAAACGGCTTGGTACAATCGGGAGTACGGCGGGGCAGGGTGGTGGTCGTGGAATGCTGCGGCTGATCCGAAAGGAAGAAATATCCCTCCTTTCCCGGCCAAGTCCTGA
- a CDS encoding nicotinamide mononucleotide transporter: protein MTLYFEWIGSLCGVLGALMISTNTRISPWGWWLFLVSSLSLCCYAVLAQAWGLLLLNGCFVATNVTGLIRWWYPAVSAMRSTSLARVKG, encoded by the coding sequence ATGACCCTGTATTTCGAGTGGATCGGAAGCCTCTGTGGCGTCCTCGGCGCGCTGATGATCTCCACCAATACACGTATTTCTCCGTGGGGATGGTGGCTATTCCTCGTGTCCAGCTTGAGCCTCTGCTGCTACGCCGTTCTGGCGCAGGCCTGGGGATTGTTGCTGCTGAATGGGTGTTTCGTTGCTACCAACGTCACCGGGTTGATCCGCTGGTGGTACCCCGCTGTGTCGGCCATGCGCTCAACTAGCCTTGCCCGCGTCAAGGGGTAA
- a CDS encoding RDD family protein — protein MQNEQLEYAGFWARTGACIVDGILFTLVSLPLLMMIYGTGYFSSDKLIQGPADLAINFVLPAILTVVLWRRLQATPGKMALKLRVLDAKSGNTASVRQCIGRYLGYVVSTLPLGLGFFWAAFDRRKQGWHDKLAGTVVVRELRTQPVKFRS, from the coding sequence ATGCAGAACGAACAACTTGAATACGCGGGTTTCTGGGCGAGAACAGGGGCGTGCATTGTTGACGGTATCCTTTTCACCCTGGTTTCCCTGCCGCTCCTGATGATGATCTATGGCACGGGCTATTTCAGCAGCGACAAGCTGATCCAAGGGCCAGCGGACTTAGCAATCAACTTTGTCCTGCCAGCGATCCTGACGGTAGTTCTGTGGCGTCGTCTCCAGGCTACGCCGGGGAAGATGGCGCTGAAATTGCGGGTGCTCGACGCTAAAAGCGGCAACACCGCAAGCGTTCGACAGTGCATCGGCCGGTACCTCGGCTATGTAGTGTCGACCCTACCGCTGGGGCTTGGCTTCTTCTGGGCGGCATTCGATCGCCGTAAGCAGGGGTGGCACGACAAGCTCGCCGGAACAGTGGTGGTACGCGAGCTCAGAACACAGCCGGTGAAATTCCGGAGCTGA
- the tnpB gene encoding IS66 family insertion sequence element accessory protein TnpB (TnpB, as the term is used for proteins encoded by IS66 family insertion elements, is considered an accessory protein, since TnpC, encoded by a neighboring gene, is a DDE family transposase.): protein MIAPPAGTRIWIAAGVTDMRRGFDGLAALVQTQLEADPFSGQIFAFRGRRGDRIKLLWWDGDGLCLFCKRLEQGRFVWPQATSGSVLLTAAQLSMLLEGIDWRRPIRTAPVLAV from the coding sequence ATGATTGCCCCACCCGCTGGAACCCGTATCTGGATCGCCGCCGGCGTCACGGACATGCGCCGTGGCTTCGATGGATTGGCGGCCTTGGTGCAGACTCAACTGGAAGCCGACCCGTTCTCCGGTCAAATCTTCGCCTTTCGCGGACGACGCGGCGACCGGATCAAATTATTGTGGTGGGATGGCGACGGTTTGTGCCTGTTTTGCAAACGGCTGGAGCAAGGACGCTTCGTCTGGCCACAAGCAACCAGCGGCAGCGTGTTGCTGACCGCTGCGCAGCTATCGATGCTGTTGGAGGGCATTGATTGGCGCAGGCCAATTCGCACAGCACCTGTCCTCGCAGTCTGA
- the tnpC gene encoding IS66 family transposase, whose amino-acid sequence MTLVTDSLPNDLQVLKALVAAQRAEIERLKMMIAKLRRTQFGRSSEQLEAMIDQLQLSLEELQINQTELTPPTEPPPRTVSRRKPLPEHLPREIHIHQPESQCTGCGGKLRHLGEDVSEVLEYVPARFKVIRHVRPKWVCRCCEHIAQVPAPSRPIARGLAGPGLLAHVLVSKFVDHLPLYRQSEIYAREGVDLERSTLADWVGQSSQLLRPLINALERHVMSGHKVHADDTPIGVLAPGNGKTKTARLWTYVRDDRPAGDATPAAVWFAYSPDRKGQHPRAHLKRFSGILQADGYAGFAQLYAAGTIEEAACWAHARRKFYDVYKDLASPLAAEALQRIAALYAIESEIRGQPPNLRKAVRQSRASPLLEQLHAWLNQTLTQLSKKSALGGAILYALNRWQALTRYCDDGRIEIDNNAAERALRAVALGRKNYLFVGSDAGGERAAAIYSLVGSAKLNDLNPQAYLTHVLERIAEHPINRVDELLPWNVSLTPTELCEAA is encoded by the coding sequence ATGACTCTCGTGACCGACTCCCTGCCGAATGATCTTCAAGTCTTGAAGGCTCTGGTCGCTGCCCAGCGCGCAGAGATCGAGCGCTTGAAGATGATGATCGCCAAGCTGCGTCGCACGCAGTTTGGTCGCAGCTCCGAGCAACTGGAGGCGATGATCGACCAGCTCCAGTTGAGTCTTGAAGAGCTACAAATCAACCAGACTGAACTGACGCCTCCAACCGAACCGCCACCTCGCACCGTCTCTCGGCGCAAGCCGTTACCCGAACACCTGCCTCGCGAAATCCACATCCATCAGCCCGAGTCGCAATGCACTGGCTGCGGTGGGAAGCTTCGCCATTTGGGTGAGGATGTGTCCGAAGTGCTGGAGTACGTTCCGGCACGTTTCAAAGTCATTCGCCATGTCCGTCCGAAGTGGGTTTGCCGCTGCTGCGAGCACATCGCCCAGGTGCCGGCGCCGAGTCGTCCGATAGCCCGAGGCCTTGCCGGCCCGGGATTGTTGGCCCATGTGCTGGTCTCGAAGTTTGTCGATCATTTGCCGTTGTATCGGCAGTCTGAGATCTACGCCCGTGAGGGCGTGGATCTGGAGCGCTCAACCCTGGCCGACTGGGTCGGCCAGAGCAGCCAATTGCTCCGACCGCTAATCAACGCCCTTGAGCGTCACGTCATGAGCGGTCACAAAGTCCATGCCGACGACACGCCGATTGGCGTGCTCGCGCCGGGCAACGGCAAGACCAAAACGGCTCGCCTGTGGACGTACGTGCGGGACGACCGACCTGCGGGTGACGCGACACCGGCGGCGGTATGGTTTGCCTATTCGCCGGATCGCAAGGGGCAACATCCCCGCGCTCATCTCAAGCGCTTCAGCGGGATCTTGCAGGCTGACGGCTATGCCGGTTTTGCTCAGCTGTATGCCGCGGGCACCATTGAGGAAGCCGCATGCTGGGCCCACGCCCGCCGCAAGTTTTACGATGTCTACAAAGACCTCGCTTCACCACTTGCCGCCGAGGCGCTGCAACGGATTGCGGCACTGTATGCCATCGAAAGCGAGATTCGAGGGCAACCGCCCAACCTGCGAAAAGCGGTTCGGCAAAGCCGAGCAAGTCCGCTGCTGGAACAACTCCACGCGTGGCTTAACCAGACGCTGACACAATTGTCGAAAAAATCGGCATTGGGCGGCGCGATCCTCTATGCCCTCAATCGGTGGCAGGCGTTGACGCGCTACTGCGATGACGGTCGAATCGAAATCGACAACAACGCCGCCGAACGGGCGCTACGCGCCGTGGCATTGGGTCGCAAAAACTACCTGTTTGTCGGTTCCGATGCCGGCGGAGAACGAGCGGCTGCGATTTACAGCCTGGTGGGTTCGGCCAAACTCAACGACCTGAACCCGCAAGCCTATTTGACACACGTGCTGGAGCGCATCGCCGAACACCCGATCAATCGGGTTGACGAACTGCTGCCCTGGAACGTTTCTCTCACCCCCACGGAACTCTGCGAGGCCGCCTGA
- a CDS encoding PIN domain-containing protein has product MKRLILVDYENIGKIDLSLLDISYRAIIFVGAMQQLPKAARRDSTAHRFSRVDFQKIEGVGKNALDFHIAFHLGRTFEIAPETECIVLSKDKGFDPLLAYLNKHGLTCKRIAALDELVPQKMTELVQQVPESTCNHCGRGSCIEHLGGKWCSYCGQFSHSPEQQQLPSRSIPYSENRDTNGGGPRMGTCAWCSQHTDMSDGFFDEGEWMCPGCIIENAR; this is encoded by the coding sequence ATGAAACGTCTGATTTTGGTGGACTACGAGAACATCGGGAAAATCGACCTATCGCTGCTGGACATCTCCTACCGAGCCATCATTTTTGTAGGGGCGATGCAACAGCTACCGAAGGCTGCGCGCAGGGATTCCACAGCGCATAGATTTTCCCGCGTTGATTTTCAGAAGATCGAGGGCGTGGGCAAAAACGCCTTGGATTTTCACATTGCCTTTCATCTCGGGCGCACATTCGAAATCGCGCCAGAGACTGAGTGCATCGTCCTTTCCAAGGATAAAGGCTTCGATCCACTGCTGGCCTACCTGAATAAGCATGGTTTGACCTGCAAGAGGATTGCGGCTCTGGATGAGTTGGTACCACAAAAGATGACAGAGCTGGTGCAACAAGTTCCTGAAAGTACCTGCAATCACTGTGGCAGGGGCAGTTGTATTGAACACTTGGGTGGAAAGTGGTGCAGCTATTGCGGTCAATTTTCTCACTCGCCGGAACAGCAGCAACTCCCCTCCCGCTCGATACCATATTCTGAAAATAGAGATACCAATGGGGGTGGCCCGCGCATGGGTACTTGCGCTTGGTGCTCCCAGCATACCGACATGAGCGACGGATTCTTCGACGAAGGTGAGTGGATGTGTCCCGGCTGTATCATCGAAAATGCCCGATGA
- a CDS encoding antitoxin Xre/MbcA/ParS toxin-binding domain-containing protein → MLAEVLRDHGYSAYRARLQILLEIPESASDFEIHTRISHGFSAARLMRLTEEGVVTPLERDQIIPLRTLKNRIERDQPLTVEESDRLFRSAHITAMAEAIFGDADKAKRWLSKPKERFSGLTPMQLLTTQQGTSQVEEMLLQIAEGFAL, encoded by the coding sequence ATGCTTGCTGAAGTCCTACGCGACCACGGGTATTCAGCTTACCGTGCGCGCTTACAAATACTGCTGGAGATCCCAGAGTCTGCCAGCGACTTCGAGATTCACACCAGAATCAGCCATGGCTTTTCCGCAGCGCGGTTGATGAGGCTCACTGAAGAGGGGGTGGTTACCCCGCTGGAGCGAGACCAGATTATCCCGCTGCGCACCCTGAAAAACCGGATCGAACGCGATCAGCCCCTCACTGTCGAGGAAAGCGACCGGCTCTTCCGATCGGCGCACATCACCGCGATGGCTGAGGCTATCTTTGGGGACGCCGACAAGGCCAAGCGATGGCTCTCCAAGCCTAAGGAACGATTCTCTGGGTTGACGCCCATGCAACTGCTCACAACTCAGCAAGGCACAAGCCAGGTTGAAGAGATGCTGCTGCAAATCGCCGAAGGCTTCGCTCTGTGA
- a CDS encoding IS4 family transposase: MSVQQELLDLGDLFNFSDLSTFTQNIPVEWVASALGLSSQATIRRRRLPADQVLWLVLGMALFRDEPVHEVARRLNICAQGLASDHLLARSGVTEARKRLGSDPVEWLFRKTGSQWGGERYNGDTWQDLQVFAVDGALLRTPDNQELRDHFGSGNTGTERQTPFPMLRLVALMNVRSHLILDAQLSPYRRSEMRLADEFLQQIPDHSVTLFDKGFWSANLLLSLSGAGINRHWLIPERKGVVSEEVARYSKHDRLLRMKVSQQARKQNPNLPRHWEVRAVSYEVQGKLKTVMTSLPVETYSAKMIAKLYQERWEIELGFRDIKSSMQQNAVTLRSKKIDLIYQEVWGLLLAYNVIRREASLAAVAFGRTPSDIRFKPACQYIAVQLIVMAAANPISATGRRLSELRAGVGGLFLDHRPRPSRPRTVKISKTRFPVNRKAAPLK, from the coding sequence ATGTCTGTTCAGCAAGAACTGCTCGACCTTGGCGACCTTTTTAACTTCTCAGACCTGAGCACCTTCACCCAGAATATCCCCGTCGAGTGGGTCGCATCGGCACTCGGGCTCTCCTCCCAAGCCACCATCCGTAGGCGCCGCTTGCCAGCCGATCAAGTGCTTTGGCTCGTTCTGGGCATGGCGTTGTTTCGTGACGAACCCGTTCATGAAGTGGCTAGACGTTTGAATATTTGTGCTCAGGGGCTTGCTAGCGATCATTTGCTGGCCAGAAGCGGTGTGACTGAAGCTCGCAAACGATTAGGTTCTGATCCAGTCGAATGGCTGTTCCGCAAGACCGGCAGTCAATGGGGTGGCGAGCGTTACAACGGCGATACCTGGCAGGACTTACAAGTGTTTGCAGTAGACGGAGCGCTTCTGCGAACGCCCGATAATCAGGAGCTCCGAGACCATTTTGGCTCAGGGAATACTGGCACTGAGCGTCAGACACCGTTTCCAATGCTGCGCCTTGTCGCCTTGATGAACGTGCGTTCGCACCTGATTCTGGATGCTCAACTGAGTCCCTATCGGCGCAGTGAAATGCGCTTGGCTGACGAGTTTCTTCAACAAATCCCTGACCACTCAGTGACGCTGTTCGACAAGGGTTTCTGGAGCGCGAATCTGTTACTGAGCTTGAGCGGTGCCGGCATCAATCGCCACTGGCTGATCCCGGAGCGCAAAGGGGTGGTAAGCGAAGAGGTGGCTCGTTACAGCAAGCACGACCGATTGTTGCGCATGAAAGTGTCCCAACAAGCTAGAAAGCAAAACCCGAATTTACCCCGTCACTGGGAGGTGCGCGCGGTCAGCTATGAAGTCCAAGGGAAACTCAAGACGGTGATGACTTCGCTGCCCGTCGAGACTTATAGCGCCAAGATGATTGCCAAGTTGTATCAGGAGCGATGGGAGATAGAGCTGGGCTTCAGAGACATAAAAAGCTCAATGCAGCAGAACGCGGTGACTCTGCGTAGCAAGAAGATCGACTTGATATACCAAGAAGTATGGGGTCTTTTACTGGCTTACAACGTGATCCGGCGGGAGGCCAGTCTGGCTGCCGTGGCGTTCGGTCGGACACCATCAGATATTCGTTTCAAGCCGGCGTGCCAATACATTGCTGTGCAATTGATTGTGATGGCTGCGGCCAATCCTATTTCGGCGACAGGAAGGCGCTTGTCAGAACTGAGGGCGGGAGTCGGAGGGCTGTTTTTGGATCACCGCCCAAGGCCATCAAGACCAAGGACGGTGAAGATCTCAAAAACCCGGTTTCCAGTAAACCGTAAGGCTGCTCCGCTTAAGTGA
- a CDS encoding plasmid pRiA4b ORF-3 family protein: MVKTVRLPKPEPDLLLLHIELKWIEPAIWRRVAVPENITLGKLHTVIQFAMGWEGGHMHEFEIAGENYGIPDSDGWGPPVNPETRKTLIKALNGKKTFRYVYDFGDGWDHRIKVEKKLPAGACPQVPYCIDGANACPPEDIGGGPGYADFLEVMADPNHPEHEDMLERHGGTFDPTVFEWERVNQWLKEIRI, encoded by the coding sequence ATGGTTAAAACTGTTCGTTTGCCAAAACCCGAACCTGATTTGTTGCTACTGCACATTGAATTGAAGTGGATCGAGCCTGCCATCTGGCGCCGCGTGGCGGTGCCCGAGAACATCACCTTGGGCAAATTGCACACGGTGATCCAGTTCGCGATGGGCTGGGAGGGAGGGCATATGCATGAGTTTGAAATTGCCGGTGAAAACTACGGCATTCCCGACTCAGATGGGTGGGGCCCACCCGTGAACCCGGAAACCCGCAAGACTCTGATCAAAGCGTTGAACGGGAAAAAGACGTTCCGCTACGTCTACGACTTTGGCGACGGCTGGGATCACCGGATCAAAGTCGAGAAGAAATTGCCCGCTGGAGCCTGTCCTCAAGTGCCGTATTGCATCGACGGCGCCAACGCTTGCCCGCCGGAGGATATCGGTGGTGGGCCGGGTTATGCCGACTTCCTTGAAGTGATGGCTGACCCCAACCACCCAGAGCATGAAGACATGCTGGAACGGCATGGCGGTACCTTCGATCCAACGGTGTTTGAATGGGAGCGTGTCAACCAATGGTTAAAGGAGATTAGGATCTGA
- a CDS encoding toll/interleukin-1 receptor domain-containing protein codes for MQSLTPIRQTVETRAATQPDLRDVFLCHAWDDRQGPAKELHELLVAAGVKVWFSEKDLGLGVPMMRAIDKGLANSRIGLVLVTPALLARLPKESVADKELSALLAGNQLVPIVHNTTYDALRNVSPLLASRSGLDTTEDSMAVVAAKIAELVAL; via the coding sequence GTGCAGTCACTCACGCCAATCCGCCAAACCGTTGAGACGCGAGCAGCGACGCAGCCTGATCTACGTGACGTATTCCTGTGCCACGCGTGGGACGACCGGCAGGGGCCAGCCAAAGAGCTGCACGAGTTGCTCGTGGCGGCTGGTGTCAAAGTTTGGTTCAGCGAGAAGGACCTTGGCCTCGGCGTTCCGATGATGCGCGCCATCGACAAGGGCTTAGCGAATTCGCGAATCGGCCTTGTGCTTGTGACCCCAGCCCTGCTGGCCCGTCTCCCCAAAGAGAGTGTCGCCGACAAGGAGCTTTCGGCACTCCTAGCGGGTAACCAGCTTGTCCCCATCGTGCACAACACGACATATGACGCTCTCCGCAATGTCAGCCCCTTGCTCGCTTCCCGAAGCGGCCTGGACACTACAGAAGATTCAATGGCGGTAGTAGCGGCAAAAATCGCCGAGCTGGTCGCGCTTTAG
- a CDS encoding RES family NAD+ phosphorylase, translating to MILWRISSYADLSGTGGLRVSGRWHQAGRPVVYTATSPPGAMLEVLVHLEIDPEDFPATMQLLRIEVPDSVSQAQMPILPAGWSAETELTRGIGNQFLDECNALLLPVPSAIIPSTVNYLFNPRHPEAQSATIQVELFTPDSRLF from the coding sequence GTGATTCTGTGGCGGATCAGCTCATATGCTGACTTGAGCGGGACAGGTGGCTTGCGCGTGAGCGGCCGTTGGCACCAGGCCGGCAGACCGGTCGTCTACACCGCGACCAGCCCGCCGGGAGCAATGCTCGAGGTGCTTGTTCATCTGGAAATTGATCCAGAGGATTTTCCGGCGACGATGCAGCTTCTCCGTATCGAAGTGCCTGACTCTGTATCGCAAGCCCAGATGCCCATTCTGCCGGCTGGTTGGTCGGCAGAGACCGAGCTCACCAGAGGCATTGGTAACCAGTTCCTTGATGAGTGCAACGCACTGCTACTGCCAGTGCCCAGCGCTATCATACCGAGCACGGTCAACTACCTGTTCAACCCTCGGCATCCAGAAGCACAGAGCGCGACTATTCAGGTTGAACTTTTCACACCTGATTCGAGGTTGTTCTAG